The Candidatus Methylacidiphilales bacterium genome has a window encoding:
- a CDS encoding RluA family pseudouridine synthase: MKLPVYMRFPQNISTKIIATDPRQWILHENEYFMVVNKPAGILVHPTPRVQTATLIQLLQPYYPNHDLGLVHRLDRETSGLLLIGKNKVTTGALGKKMEARKIQKKYVAIVHGVPDWDEQVIDAPIGFQGLSETNRIYLRQAIKPNGSEAITHLRVLQRGERHSVIEAVPITGRLHQIRVHLASVGLPIVGDKIYGREPDAFLDFIEKGWTAALAEKLYLPRHALHAYALALNWQNENRYFHADWSEDLVEFWTSHEPNVTIQPLIQAEAR; encoded by the coding sequence CCCTGTTTATATGCGTTTTCCGCAAAATATCAGCACAAAAATCATAGCTACCGATCCTCGCCAATGGATTCTTCACGAGAATGAATATTTCATGGTCGTTAATAAACCGGCAGGAATACTCGTTCATCCCACCCCGCGGGTTCAGACGGCGACCTTGATCCAGCTTTTGCAACCTTATTATCCTAACCATGACCTCGGACTAGTCCATCGTCTCGATCGAGAGACTTCAGGTCTCCTCCTCATCGGCAAAAATAAAGTCACCACAGGGGCACTCGGCAAAAAAATGGAAGCACGCAAAATACAAAAAAAATACGTAGCCATCGTGCACGGTGTGCCCGATTGGGATGAGCAGGTGATTGACGCTCCGATCGGCTTCCAAGGCCTAAGTGAAACCAACCGCATCTATCTGCGCCAAGCCATCAAACCCAATGGATCCGAAGCCATCACACATCTTAGAGTCCTGCAAAGAGGTGAACGTCACAGTGTCATCGAAGCCGTGCCCATCACCGGAAGATTGCATCAGATACGCGTGCATCTTGCCTCCGTGGGACTACCTATCGTAGGCGATAAAATCTACGGTCGAGAGCCAGATGCCTTTCTAGATTTCATCGAAAAGGGCTGGACAGCCGCATTGGCTGAAAAGCTGTATCTGCCGCGCCATGCTCTTCATGCCTATGCTTTGGCTCTGAACTGGCAAAACGAAAACCGCTATTTCCATGCTGACTGGAGTGAAGATCTTGTCGAATTTTGGACGTCACATGAGCCCAACGTAACAATTCAGCCGTTAATTCAAGCGGAAGCCCGATAA